From the Synechococcus sp. HK01-R genome, one window contains:
- a CDS encoding AI-2E family transporter: MKFPQWIGLAALGAAVVLLWTLKDVLIHLFAAVVLAMALCTLVGTLRARWPIPRPVALLICLVGLLVVIGLGAAVVVPPFTSQFHQLLLQLPAAAGELKTLAINAINVISGWVYGSGASGSWSDRLFANGVTSLPDSSTLASGLGGGLQSLLGLAGNLGSGLVQLLFVLAVSLMVAVQPNAYRNVAILLVPSFYRRRAQGILDQCGNALSSWMVGVLISSLCVALLAGIGLSLLGVKLVMANALLAGLLNVIPNVGPTMSTIFPMAVALLDSPWKALAVLGLYVIVQNLESYVITPSVMHHQVKLLPGLTLTAQFVFTVVFGPLGLLLALPLAVVLQVLIREIVIHDLFDRWKSEGRLRLSRQSTP, translated from the coding sequence GTGAAATTTCCCCAGTGGATTGGGCTCGCCGCCCTTGGCGCTGCAGTGGTCCTGCTCTGGACGCTCAAGGACGTTCTCATCCACCTGTTTGCAGCAGTGGTGCTGGCCATGGCGCTCTGCACGCTGGTGGGAACACTCCGGGCCCGTTGGCCGATTCCCAGACCTGTCGCCCTGCTGATCTGTCTGGTTGGCCTGCTGGTGGTCATCGGCCTCGGAGCAGCCGTCGTCGTCCCCCCATTCACCAGCCAGTTTCATCAGCTGCTGCTTCAACTCCCGGCTGCTGCAGGTGAGCTGAAGACCCTGGCGATCAATGCCATCAATGTCATCTCCGGCTGGGTCTACGGAAGCGGAGCCAGCGGCAGCTGGAGTGATCGACTGTTTGCCAACGGCGTCACATCACTCCCAGACAGCTCCACCTTGGCGAGCGGTCTCGGGGGGGGGCTCCAGAGCCTCCTCGGTCTCGCCGGAAACCTTGGCAGCGGACTGGTGCAGCTCTTGTTTGTACTCGCCGTCAGCCTGATGGTTGCTGTGCAGCCCAACGCCTACCGCAACGTGGCGATTCTTCTGGTGCCGTCGTTTTATCGACGCCGTGCCCAGGGAATCCTTGATCAGTGCGGAAACGCGCTGAGCAGCTGGATGGTGGGGGTGCTGATCAGCTCCCTCTGTGTTGCGTTGCTGGCTGGCATCGGTCTCTCGCTCCTCGGCGTGAAGCTGGTGATGGCCAATGCTCTGCTGGCCGGTCTGCTCAACGTGATTCCCAACGTTGGCCCAACGATGAGCACGATTTTTCCGATGGCAGTCGCTCTGCTGGATTCCCCCTGGAAAGCGCTGGCGGTGCTTGGGCTCTACGTGATCGTGCAGAACCTGGAAAGCTATGTGATCACACCATCGGTGATGCACCATCAGGTCAAACTGCTGCCGGGACTGACCCTGACGGCACAGTTTGTCTTCACGGTGGTGTTCGGTCCCCTTGGGCTGCTGCTGGCCCTTCCACTCGCTGTGGTGCTTCAGGTGCTGATCCGTGAAATCGTGATTCACGACCTGTTCGATCGCTGGAAGTCGGAAGGACGCCTCCGTCTCTCCAGGCAAAGCACACCATGA
- the secF gene encoding protein translocase subunit SecF — protein sequence MVVFNVSRLRRRVWWVSFLMIAVSVIGILLSWTNPQIHAPLRPGLDFTGGTQIQLERRCGTSCGALKVSELQNVLAAAPLPDDADAPAPNLASARVQLLDRGKSLVLRMPTLSAAQGQAVIAALTPVAGPFLPGGQAVDTIGPTLGSQLLRSSLISLLVAFAGIALYISIRYDRRYAVLALLALAHDVVIVCGLFAWLGLLIALEVDSLFAVALLTIAGYSVNDTVVVFDRIRERQRLEGDRPIGEQVDNAVTATLTRTLYTSGTTLMPLFALILFGGSTLVWFAVALAAGVIVGSWSSIALAPSLLTLWSRRAVAPSRAS from the coding sequence TCAGCGTCATCGGCATCCTCCTCAGCTGGACCAACCCTCAGATTCATGCTCCCCTTCGCCCCGGCCTTGATTTCACCGGCGGTACTCAGATCCAGTTGGAGCGCCGTTGTGGGACCAGCTGTGGCGCACTGAAGGTCTCTGAGCTTCAGAACGTCCTTGCGGCGGCTCCATTGCCAGACGATGCCGATGCGCCAGCACCAAATCTTGCGTCCGCACGCGTTCAGCTTCTCGATCGCGGCAAGTCTCTGGTGCTGCGCATGCCCACCCTCAGTGCGGCCCAGGGCCAGGCCGTGATCGCTGCGCTCACGCCTGTGGCCGGACCGTTTCTGCCCGGTGGACAGGCGGTTGACACGATCGGTCCCACCCTCGGTAGTCAGTTGTTGCGCAGCAGTCTCATCTCCCTGCTGGTCGCCTTCGCGGGAATCGCGCTCTACATCAGCATTCGCTACGACAGGCGCTACGCCGTGCTCGCGCTTCTGGCCCTTGCCCATGATGTGGTGATCGTCTGTGGCCTGTTCGCCTGGCTGGGCCTGCTGATCGCCCTGGAGGTCGACAGTCTTTTTGCAGTGGCTCTGCTCACAATTGCCGGTTATTCGGTCAACGACACCGTGGTCGTGTTTGACCGCATTCGTGAACGGCAGCGCCTGGAAGGCGATCGTCCGATTGGTGAGCAAGTCGACAATGCGGTCACTGCGACCCTCACGCGCACGCTTTACACCAGTGGCACCACCTTGATGCCCCTGTTCGCCCTGATCCTCTTCGGGGGAAGCACCCTGGTGTGGTTTGCAGTGGCTCTTGCAGCCGGCGTCATCGTCGGTAGCTGGTCGAGCATCGCCCTGGCTCCGTCGCTTCTCACGCTCTGGTCCAGACGCGCCGTCGCCCCCAGTCGCGCGAGTTGA
- a CDS encoding AI-2E family transporter, protein MSARNLLAALTLVVLCLLVWELRWVLLVLFGAVVLAVALDVPIRKLMQLGLPRHLSLLVVLALLILGGALVIQLLVPELLTQLQQLTSLLPSLVEKLRSIIASQPRLSELEQSIPEQFSWERIQPVGFQLLGVAGGAANGLIQLLLMSLLAVLMALDPGSHRRMVIAATPRPARPMMKRVLDQCRAALGGWLAGMTLSATAVFLLTWLGLVLLKAPLALLSALICGLLTFVPTIGPTAATLLPLGLALLISPTLTLQVLILRLVLQNLEAFLLTPLLLRRTVNLLPTVALMAQLSLGALLGLPGVLLALPLVVVLQVGMELVVVRQIMDRWS, encoded by the coding sequence ATGAGTGCCCGGAACCTGCTGGCCGCCCTCACCCTTGTGGTGCTCTGCCTGTTGGTGTGGGAGCTGCGCTGGGTGTTGCTGGTGCTGTTCGGCGCCGTGGTGCTGGCCGTGGCCTTAGACGTGCCGATCCGCAAACTCATGCAATTAGGGCTACCGAGGCACCTGTCGCTGCTCGTGGTGCTGGCCCTGCTGATTCTGGGCGGTGCACTGGTGATTCAGCTGCTCGTACCGGAACTGCTCACCCAGCTCCAACAGCTGACCTCCCTGCTCCCGAGTTTGGTTGAAAAACTTCGCTCCATCATCGCGAGCCAGCCGAGGCTGTCCGAGCTGGAGCAATCGATTCCGGAGCAGTTCAGCTGGGAGCGAATCCAACCCGTTGGCTTCCAGCTGCTTGGGGTCGCTGGCGGTGCAGCGAACGGGCTGATCCAGCTCCTGCTGATGAGCCTCTTGGCGGTGCTCATGGCCCTCGACCCTGGCTCCCATCGCCGCATGGTGATCGCTGCAACCCCCAGGCCAGCTCGACCGATGATGAAACGGGTTCTCGATCAATGTCGAGCGGCCCTGGGCGGCTGGCTTGCGGGCATGACCCTGTCTGCAACGGCCGTGTTTCTTCTCACTTGGCTGGGTCTGGTGCTGTTAAAAGCGCCGCTTGCTCTGCTCAGCGCGCTGATCTGCGGCCTGCTGACCTTCGTGCCAACCATCGGTCCAACAGCGGCCACCCTGCTGCCGCTTGGCCTGGCACTGCTGATCTCGCCGACACTGACCCTTCAGGTGCTGATCCTGCGGCTGGTGCTGCAAAACCTGGAGGCTTTCCTGCTCACGCCGCTTCTGTTACGGCGTACGGTGAACCTGCTGCCGACCGTGGCACTGATGGCTCAGTTAAGCCTGGGCGCCCTGCTCGGCCTGCCTGGAGTTCTGCTGGCCCTCCCTCTCGTGGTGGTTCTGCAGGTGGGAATGGAACTGGTCGTGGTGCGTCAGATCATGGATCGCTGGAGCTGA
- the psb28 gene encoding photosystem II reaction center protein Psb28, producing the protein MAEAASTGGQATAAIQFFRGVDEPVVPDIRLTRSRDGRTGQALFVFEQPDALAPESMGDITGMFLVDEEGTLVTREVKARFVNGKASALEATYTWKSEVDFERFMRFAQRYADSHDLGYSQNSGDNAEDNDSDG; encoded by the coding sequence ATGGCAGAGGCGGCAAGCACCGGTGGCCAGGCGACAGCGGCGATTCAGTTTTTCCGTGGGGTCGATGAGCCGGTGGTGCCGGATATCCGCCTCACCCGCAGCCGCGATGGACGCACCGGCCAGGCCCTGTTCGTGTTTGAGCAGCCCGATGCCCTGGCCCCCGAGAGCATGGGCGACATCACCGGCATGTTCCTGGTGGATGAGGAAGGCACCCTGGTCACCCGTGAGGTGAAGGCCCGTTTCGTGAATGGCAAGGCCAGTGCCCTGGAGGCCACTTACACCTGGAAGAGTGAGGTGGACTTCGAACGCTTCATGCGCTTTGCCCAGCGCTACGCCGACAGCCACGACCTGGGCTATTCCCAGAATTCCGGCGACAATGCCGAGGACAACGACAGCGACGGGTGA